Within the Maribacter sp. BPC-D8 genome, the region GGTTATAGCATATGAAAGAGTTTATTAATGAGCATTACAATGAGTTAATATATAGTCTCATTGTTTTAATTGTTATTCTTGTTTTAAAAGTTTTATTTGCCACGGCGATAAGAAAGGTAAGTAAGATAAGTGATTACAATCCTGTACGTACCAATCTAATACTAAAGTTTACAAACATTGCGCTAACTATTATCGCAGTGGTAGTTTTAACCCTGGTATGGAGTGTAAACTACAGAGATTTAGGCGTTATGTTATCATCGGTTTTTGCTGTAATCGGCGTAGCATTATTTGCGCAGTGGTCTATACTAAGTAATATCACTGCAGGTGTCATCATCTTCTTTTCATTCCCCTTTAAAATTGGGAATACTATTCGTATTTTAGATAAAGAATTGCTTGACCCGAACAATACCGATTTAGACAAATTCGTAATTGAAGATATTAGAGCATTCCATTTACATTTAAGAAGAAGCAACGGTGAAATTTTAACCTACCCAAATAACCTTGTACTTCAAAAAGGGGTTATACTAATCTCTACCTACCAACAAGGCGAATTTTTAAATACAGAAGAAGAGGAAGAACAAATTGTTTGATTCTGTTAAAGAAGTCGTTAAAAAAAGTGAGCTTAGGTACTTATCTTATTATATTTGGAATTACTACCAAAACCAACTTGAAATGCGATATTTATTAGGGCTAATAACCTGCAGTATCTTTGTACTCGGCTCCCTGAAAGCCCAAACCCCTAAGAATAGTTCTGCAACCGACATTTACCACTCCATTGAAAAGCTTAATTTTTTAGGTACCGCACTTTATATAGCGGCGCACCCAGATGATGAAAACACCCGTTTAATATCATATTTATCTAACGATGTTAAAGCAAGAACAGGGTATTTATCGCTTACCAGAGGTGATGGAGGTCAGAATTTAATTGGTCCAGAATTACGTGAACTTTTAGGTGTGCTTCGAACACAGGAATTACTTGCTGCAAGAAGAGTTGATGGTGGCGAACAGTTCTTTAGTCGTGCTAATGATTTTGGTTACTCAAAACAACCAAGTGAAACCTTAGAAATTTGGAATAAAGAAGCTATTCTTGGCGATGTGGTTAGAACCATACGCAAGTTTAAACCAGATGTTATCATTAATAGATTTGATCACAGAACTCCCGGTACTACACATGGTCATCATACCTCTTCGGCAATGTTAAGCTTCGAGGCATTTGATCTAGCAAATGATTCAAATGCTTACCCAGAGCAATTGGCATCGACAAATACTTGGCAACCAAAACGATTATTTTTTAATACATCGTGGTGGTTCTACGGTAGCGAAGAAAAATTTAAAGAGGCAGATAAATCTAACATGTTACATATGGATGTAGGTACCTACTACCCTATGTTAGGCATGTCTAACAACGAAATAGCTTCATTAGCTAGCAGTCAGCACTTATGCCAAGGTTTTGGAAGACTAAGCTCTAGAGGCACAGAAGATGAATATGTTGAATTATTAAAAGGAGATTTACCAAAAGACAAGTCAAACCTTTTTGATGGTATCGATACTAGTTGGTCTAGAATTGAAGGAGGAAAAGCAATCGGTGCAATTCTTTACGATGTACAAGATAATTTCAATTTCAAAAATCCTACATCACATTTACCAAAATTACTTGAAGCATATCAGTTATTACAAAATGTATCTGACGAACATTGGAAAAGCTTAAAAACAGCAGAATTAACCACTATTATTTCAGCTATTACCGGATTGCATTTAGAGGCTTTTACAAAAACAGGATATACAAATCCTAGTCAAAACGTCGATGTTCAAATTCAAGCATTAAATAGAAGTGATATAAATATTGAATTAAAATCGATATTTCTAAATGATCAGAATAGCAACATTGATACTACTGTTTTAAACAACAATGAATTGTTTGAAAAGAAAATTGCATTAAACATTCCAGCTTCCACAGATTTCACTAGTCCGTATTGGCTAATGGAAAAAGGAACTTTAGGAACATACACCGTAAAGAATACCGACTTAATTGGCAAACCAGAAACACCACGGGCATTTAATGCTACTTTTAATTTGAACATCAACGGTGTTTCAATTCCTATTACTAAACCTGTCGTTTATAAATATGCAAAACCCGATAAAGGAGAAATTTATCAGCCTTTTGAAGTAGTACCAGAGGCAACAGCAAGCTTTACAGATAAGGTATTGATATTTGCCGATGCATCGCAAAAAAGAATTCCTGTTACTATTAAAGCACATAAAGACAGTATTTCAGGTACAGTTGAATTAAAGTATGGAACAGGGTGGCAAGTAGATAAAAAATCGCAACCGTTCTCAATCATCAAAAAAGGCGATGAGCAAACCGTATATTTTACATTGAGTCCGCCAGCTACAGAAAATGAAAGTAGCATCTCCCCTATTGTAAAACTGAACGGTAAAGAAATTACCAAAGAAATGGTAACTATTGCTTATGATCATGTACCCACGCAAACTATATTACTTCCTTCAGAAACCAAAGTAGTTCGATTAAACATTCAAAAGGCAGGAGAAAATATAGGTTATATTATGGGTGCCGGTGATGAAGTACCTACGAGTTTAGAACAAATTGGATATAATGTTCAATTAATTGACCCTGCAACTATTACAAAAGAATCATTAAAAAAATATGATGCCGTTGTATTAGGTATTAGAGCCTATAACGTAGTAGATGAACTGAAATTTAAACAACGATTTATTCTAGATTATGCCAAAAATGGTGGTACAGTAATTGTGCAATACAACACAGCAAGTAGATGGGGTTCTCAATTCGAAAATATAGCACCTTACGACATAGAAATTTCAAGAGACCGAGTAACGAATGAGAATTCTGATGTAAAAATAATAGCAAAAGATAATTCACTCGTACATTTTCCGAATGAAATTAGCGAGAGTGATTTTGATGGTTGGGTTCAAGAACGAGGATTATACTTTCCTAATAAATGGAGTGCAGAATTTACACCTGTTTTAGAAATGCATGACGAAGGCGAAGAATCAACAAAAGGTAGCCTTTTAATTGCCCCGTATGGAAAGGGAAACTATATTTATACCGGACTGAGCTTTTTTAGAGAATTACCGGTAGGTGTTCCTGGAGCTTACAAATTATTTTCTAATATGCTTTCTGTTGGAAAAGATAAAGTTGAAACAAAAGCCAAAATCAAAGGATGAGCAACGAACGTGACGAAAATAAAACTTGGAAAAAAGAGTACACCATTGTGTTGGTGCTCAATCTTATATATGTTCTTATTTTCTATTACGTAATGACTTCATTCAATTAATATGGAAGGATTAGATTGGATTATTCTTATCGGCACACTTCTCTTTATCGTAATATACGGAGTTTGGAAAACCAAAGGAAGTAAGAACGTAGATGACTACGTTCGTGGCGGTAATGATTCTAAATGGTGGACAATAGGTTTATCAGTAATGGCGACTCAAGCCAGTGCTATAACCTTTTTATCTACTCCGGGTCAAGCATTTCATGATGGTATGGGTTTTGTTCAGTTCTATTTCGGACTGCCCTTTGCAATGATTATCATCTGTATGGTATTTGTTCCGCTATACCATAAAATGAAGGTATACACTGCCTATGAATTTTTAGAAGGACGGTTTGATCTTAAAACCCGTTCATTAGCCGCAGTACTGTTCTTAATTCAAAGAGGTCTAGCTGCAGGTATTACTATTTTTGCTCCTTCTATCATTTTATCTGCCGTACTTGGTTGGGATTTACGCACACTGAACGTTATTCTTGGTACTCTTGTAATTATATATACAGTATCTGGTGGAACAAAAGCTGTTAGTGTAACTCAAAAACAACAGATGTTCATTATCATGACGGGTATGTTCATCACCTTCTTTTTTATATTAGGATACTTACCTTCTGACATTACCTTTAGTAAAGCCATGAAAATTGCCGGCGCCAGCAATAAATTAGAAATATTAAATTTTGATTTAGATACCTCTAGTAGATACACATTTTGGAGTGGTATAACAGGCGGGCTTTTCTTATTTCTAGCTTATTTCGGTACAGATCAAAGTCAGGTACAACGGTATTTATCTGGTAAATCTGTAAGAGAAAGTCAACTAGGTCTTATTTTCAATGCTGTTCTTAAAATACCTATGCAGTTCTTTATTCTTTTGGTAGGTGTAATGGTATTTGTCTTTTATCAATACAATCCTTCGCCATTAAATTTTAATCCGTCTGCGACACAGGCAGTAATGGAGTCAAGTTATGCCGAAGATTACAGGCTACTTCAAGAAGGGCAAGTAGCGTTAGAAGCTGAAAAAAGAATTGCTCAAAATAAGTTTTCAGCAGCATTAGAAATAAAAGAATTTTCAGCAGTTGAAGAAGCTAAAAAGCAAATTATACGTATTAATCAAAAAGATAGCACCAATCGAATAGCTGCCAAATCTTTAATTAGTCAGGCAAATGATGCAGTTGAAACCAACGATAAAGATTATGTCTTTATACACTTTATACTTAATAATTTACCCACAGGTTTAGTTGGGTTGCTATTAGCTGTAATTTTATCTGCAGCAATGTCATCAACAGCATCAGAGTTAAATGCACTAGGTACTATTACCGCATTAGACTTATATAAGCGCAATAGAGCAACCGAAAATCTTTCAGAAGAGCATTATGTAAAAGCTTCTAAATTCTTTACTTTAATTTGGGGTATTGTCGCCATATTAATTGCCTGCGTAGCAAACTTATTTGATAATTTAATTCAATTAGTAAATATCATTGGTAGTATATTTTACGGAAATGTTTTAGGTATATTCTTAATCGCATTTTTCTTTAAGTTTATAAAAGGGAATGCTGTATTCTTTGCAGCAGTGGTAACACAGGTAATTATTTGTATTATTTACTACTACTTGATACATATTTACCCATCAGGACAAGAAAAATTAGGATATCTATGGCTTAACTTTTTTGGTGCCGCTATAGTCATATTAATATCGTTTATATTTGAAGCCTTTGATCGAATGCTTAAAAAGCCTTTGACCACAAGCTAAAAATTAAAGTATTTCAGAAAAATTTTAATGATAGATAAAACAATTGCGTCTTATTTTATAGAGAATTATGGTAATGACCCTATTCTCATAAAAGCTCCCGGTAGAATAAACTTGATAGGCGAGCATACAGATTATAATCAAGGTCTAGTATTGCCAGCTTCTATAGAAAAAGGTATTTATTTTGCCGTTTCTAGCAACAATGATCATACCATTCGTATAGAGACCTTTTTAACTCAACCGGAAAAAATAGAATTTGAGCTTAATGGCGACCATAAAAGTTTTGAATCATTTTGGGGAAATTATTTTAAGGCAATAATTGAAATTCTAGTAACCAAAAATTATCCCTTAAAAGGTATGGATTGTGTTTTTGGGGGCGATATTCCTATTGGATCAGGCCTCTCTTCCTCTGCAGCACTTTGTTGCGGATTTATCTATGCAGTAACCAAAGTATCTGGTCAAGATATTTCAAGAGAAGAAATTGCATTGATCGCACAAGAAGCCGAGCATAAAATCGGACTCAATTGCGGATTAATGGATCAATATGCCGTGCTCTTCGGAAAAAAGGGAAATGCATTTTTCTTAGACTGTAAAGATTTGAGTCATAACTACATACCTATTAATTTAGAGGGTTATAGCTGGGTATTAGTGAATTCTAATATAAAGCACAACTTAGCGGTTGATTCTGAATACAATAAGCGTCGTATTTCTTGTGAGAATATCGTTAAAGAAGTACAAAAATATAGACCTGAAATCACCTCATTACGCGACGTTACAATTGTAGATGTAAAAAAAGTATCTGATATAGCCGATGAAACAGACTGTAAACGTGCAATATATGTTATCGAAGAAAACGACCGTGTTCGCAAAATGATTAAGGCATTGACAAATGGTGATGCACAAGAAGTTGGTGCCGTACTTAAAGAAGGTCATTGGGCGATGTCTACACAATATGAAATAACCACAAGCGAATTAGACGCTTTGGTCAAAATTGGTGAAAGCTTAGACGGTGTACTTGGTTCTAGAATGATGGGTGGCGGCTTCGGTGGTTGCACGATTAATTTAATGAAGACTGAAAAACTAGATATAAGTATAAAATCTTTATTAGAACAGTACAAAGAACAAACTGGTATTGATGCCGATTACTATCATTTAGCTATTGATGACGGCGTCAAAGTTTTTGAATAAAACTTAAAATATTTTTCATAAAAAAAGTCCGTGTTTTACAACACGGACTTTTTAAGTTTTATTAAGATTCTAATTACTTAGAACTCCATTCTTTAATTGACTCGTTGTTCATTTTAATATAATCATTGTTACCAGCTGCAGTAGCACCTGTTAATGATTTTTTAGCAGCTTCGATTGCTCCTTTTTTATCACCAGCTTTCGCTAAAATCAAAGACTGTTGTCTTAGTTGCCAGAATGCAGGCTTGTCAGTCATTGACATCGCCTTGTCCATCCATTCTTTCGCTTTCTTAATATCTTTACCTTCACTAGAATAGTATACTGCAGATGCATAATAATCTTCAGCAGTTGGTCCGTTTAAGGCTTTATCGATACTGCTCATTACAGTAGCATCTGTACCAACAGTAAAAGGAATTGCTACATAAGTATTCTCCCAAATGATACCAATATTTGCTCCGTTAGAAGTTACGTCATCAAAAGTGATCGTAAAAGTTTCAACAGGCATTTCAATATTGTAAACTGGTACAGATAATTGAGCAACTACCTTGCTTTCTTCCCATTTGCTTGGAGTACCACCACCAACAGTATCAGTGTAGATAAAAACTTCCCATGCAGAAGCTCCTGGTTTAGTGAAAATAGAATATGTTCCTGCTTTAACTTCTTTACCACCTATAGTTACGTCAGCGTCAAAAGTTACTAAAGTGAATCCGTTCGCTCCTGTTCTCCATAATTTGTCAAAAGGTACAAGGTTACCAAATACTTTTCTATCTCTCATAGAAGGTCTAGAATAGTCAATGCTTACTTCTGTTAAACCTACAGTCTGCATTAATTTAGCTGCCGGACTTGGTGCTGGTGTATTTATTTGTGCTTCAACAGTTAAGGAAGCTACAATTGCCAATAAAAATAGTACTACTTTGTTCATGATAATTTTGCTGATTAGTTATTTACCGCAAAACTACTTATAAAGGAGAGGTTGAAATGTTAACAAATTCTTAAATACTTAGCTCATTATTAGTAAACAGCAAAAGATGTTGCAATTACACCATCTTCTAAATACAAAGCCAAATAATATATTGAAGATTCTAAATGGTGAGAGATGA harbors:
- a CDS encoding mechanosensitive ion channel domain-containing protein, with translation MKEFINEHYNELIYSLIVLIVILVLKVLFATAIRKVSKISDYNPVRTNLILKFTNIALTIIAVVVLTLVWSVNYRDLGVMLSSVFAVIGVALFAQWSILSNITAGVIIFFSFPFKIGNTIRILDKELLDPNNTDLDKFVIEDIRAFHLHLRRSNGEILTYPNNLVLQKGVILISTYQQGEFLNTEEEEEQIV
- a CDS encoding PIG-L family deacetylase, which translates into the protein MRYLLGLITCSIFVLGSLKAQTPKNSSATDIYHSIEKLNFLGTALYIAAHPDDENTRLISYLSNDVKARTGYLSLTRGDGGQNLIGPELRELLGVLRTQELLAARRVDGGEQFFSRANDFGYSKQPSETLEIWNKEAILGDVVRTIRKFKPDVIINRFDHRTPGTTHGHHTSSAMLSFEAFDLANDSNAYPEQLASTNTWQPKRLFFNTSWWFYGSEEKFKEADKSNMLHMDVGTYYPMLGMSNNEIASLASSQHLCQGFGRLSSRGTEDEYVELLKGDLPKDKSNLFDGIDTSWSRIEGGKAIGAILYDVQDNFNFKNPTSHLPKLLEAYQLLQNVSDEHWKSLKTAELTTIISAITGLHLEAFTKTGYTNPSQNVDVQIQALNRSDINIELKSIFLNDQNSNIDTTVLNNNELFEKKIALNIPASTDFTSPYWLMEKGTLGTYTVKNTDLIGKPETPRAFNATFNLNINGVSIPITKPVVYKYAKPDKGEIYQPFEVVPEATASFTDKVLIFADASQKRIPVTIKAHKDSISGTVELKYGTGWQVDKKSQPFSIIKKGDEQTVYFTLSPPATENESSISPIVKLNGKEITKEMVTIAYDHVPTQTILLPSETKVVRLNIQKAGENIGYIMGAGDEVPTSLEQIGYNVQLIDPATITKESLKKYDAVVLGIRAYNVVDELKFKQRFILDYAKNGGTVIVQYNTASRWGSQFENIAPYDIEISRDRVTNENSDVKIIAKDNSLVHFPNEISESDFDGWVQERGLYFPNKWSAEFTPVLEMHDEGEESTKGSLLIAPYGKGNYIYTGLSFFRELPVGVPGAYKLFSNMLSVGKDKVETKAKIKG
- a CDS encoding sodium:solute symporter is translated as MEGLDWIILIGTLLFIVIYGVWKTKGSKNVDDYVRGGNDSKWWTIGLSVMATQASAITFLSTPGQAFHDGMGFVQFYFGLPFAMIIICMVFVPLYHKMKVYTAYEFLEGRFDLKTRSLAAVLFLIQRGLAAGITIFAPSIILSAVLGWDLRTLNVILGTLVIIYTVSGGTKAVSVTQKQQMFIIMTGMFITFFFILGYLPSDITFSKAMKIAGASNKLEILNFDLDTSSRYTFWSGITGGLFLFLAYFGTDQSQVQRYLSGKSVRESQLGLIFNAVLKIPMQFFILLVGVMVFVFYQYNPSPLNFNPSATQAVMESSYAEDYRLLQEGQVALEAEKRIAQNKFSAALEIKEFSAVEEAKKQIIRINQKDSTNRIAAKSLISQANDAVETNDKDYVFIHFILNNLPTGLVGLLLAVILSAAMSSTASELNALGTITALDLYKRNRATENLSEEHYVKASKFFTLIWGIVAILIACVANLFDNLIQLVNIIGSIFYGNVLGIFLIAFFFKFIKGNAVFFAAVVTQVIICIIYYYLIHIYPSGQEKLGYLWLNFFGAAIVILISFIFEAFDRMLKKPLTTS
- the galK gene encoding galactokinase, which produces MIDKTIASYFIENYGNDPILIKAPGRINLIGEHTDYNQGLVLPASIEKGIYFAVSSNNDHTIRIETFLTQPEKIEFELNGDHKSFESFWGNYFKAIIEILVTKNYPLKGMDCVFGGDIPIGSGLSSSAALCCGFIYAVTKVSGQDISREEIALIAQEAEHKIGLNCGLMDQYAVLFGKKGNAFFLDCKDLSHNYIPINLEGYSWVLVNSNIKHNLAVDSEYNKRRISCENIVKEVQKYRPEITSLRDVTIVDVKKVSDIADETDCKRAIYVIEENDRVRKMIKALTNGDAQEVGAVLKEGHWAMSTQYEITTSELDALVKIGESLDGVLGSRMMGGGFGGCTINLMKTEKLDISIKSLLEQYKEQTGIDADYYHLAIDDGVKVFE
- a CDS encoding DUF2911 domain-containing protein, which codes for MNKVVLFLLAIVASLTVEAQINTPAPSPAAKLMQTVGLTEVSIDYSRPSMRDRKVFGNLVPFDKLWRTGANGFTLVTFDADVTIGGKEVKAGTYSIFTKPGASAWEVFIYTDTVGGGTPSKWEESKVVAQLSVPVYNIEMPVETFTITFDDVTSNGANIGIIWENTYVAIPFTVGTDATVMSSIDKALNGPTAEDYYASAVYYSSEGKDIKKAKEWMDKAMSMTDKPAFWQLRQQSLILAKAGDKKGAIEAAKKSLTGATAAGNNDYIKMNNESIKEWSSK